The sequence CCATTTTATTCATAATTTCCTTACATTCTTCTAATAGTTGTTTTATTCTTCTTTCTAAAACTTCATTTTTGGTTGTTCTCCATAGCTGCTTATCATTTTCACGAAAAGACTCTTCTACTTGCAAATAAAAATTCAATAAAATGTTTCTCATATTAATTGGTAAATACAAACTCCATAGAACAGTTTTATCGTTAATAATACTGGCGATTTCCATCATTTTTTTTTTAAGATCCTTTTGCATTAATAGTTCAATCATTTCTTTTGCTTGTTCTTTATCTGTATTCCATGTAGTTACTATTTTGTTAATTCCGTTTTGATTACAATCAAGCTTTTCTAATGTGTTAACTACATCATTAGTAGAAGTCATCGTGAGTATCTCCACTGGTCCCCATAAGAAAAGTTGAAGTTCGCCAAACATATAAAATAGTCTTGTCAGATATTTATGCATGTCCATGTATGCTTCATGTCGTTTTATGGTCCAAAGTTTAAAATCTTCGTTTCTCCTAATATGGTTAAACTTTACTTGCTCTGTAAGAAGTGTTAAGCGTTGATCATAGTACTTAATATCTTTATCTAACTCGGCTTTTTGTTTTTGCAATTTCTTATTAAATGAATGCTGTTTATGGAACGCATAATACCCCCACAAACCGATTGGAATAGGACTGTATTTTAATACCATGTCAATTATGTTTGAGATTCCTGTATCCACGTTAATACCTCGTCATAATAAATATTCTCTAACTAAGAAGGGAACAGTCAGGACATTGAGAATCTTGCCGGATTATTCAGGTTAGGAGAATAATTCATTAGTTTTCCTTGGCTTGATCGTCTTGTATATATTCTAGTAAATCTCCGGGCTGACAGTTGAGGGCAGCGCAAAGCTTGTCTATAACTTCTAATGATACATACTCATTTGTGTTGAGTTTAGCCATAGTTGCTTTTGAGATGCCAGTCAGTTGAATAACGTCTTGTTTTTTCATATCTCTATCAATTAATAGCTTTAAAAATGGTTTGTAACTAATCAAAACATTCACCTACCTTTGTTTAAATAATAATACTAAAAGTTCAATAAGTCAAACTAAAGTCTTGACATCTTGGCGCAGTGATAGTATACTAAAGTTAGATAAGTTGAACTTTAGTATTATAAAACAAACTAAGGCGGTGCTGGAAATGCTAAAATCAATTGCAATGACATTATCAAACTCTTTGGTAAAACATGGACTGCCCCGCCCCCAAGCCCTAAAGCGCGCCTGGGCAATGGCCAAGCAGGGCCAGTTTAATGCGAAGGCTGTTGGTGTAACCTTTGGGCTTAGACAAACCGCTCTAATGCGTTTGAAGAAGTACAGCAAGGAAGTCATAACTATCCTTTTGGTCCATGAGCCAAACCAATACGATAAAAACGCCGTAGCAGTCAAAGTAAGCGTTAACCGGGGGCGGGCATTCACGATAGGATATCTGCCTAAGCTAACAGCTTCTTTGTGGGGGCGGTTAGTGGACAAGCAGAAAGCCGCTGCCAAAATCGTAAAGATTACGGGTGGCAACGGCAAGAATTTGGGAATCAATTTTAAGTTGCAGCTAGTGGCTTGATTTGTATCTGGGAGGTGTTACATGCAAGAAAGTAAAAGGAATGCTCCTGTTCGCCGGCAAGCAAAAACAGGAGCGTAAGCAGGACCTTTATAAAATACCCGCTCACTGTCATTTTAACATAGTGGTCGGGGGCGGGCAATTGGAGAGTGAGAAGATGTATTTATCTAACCAATTATGCTCAGATTGTGGCCATAGGCTTTATGTTACTTGGTCATGGCCGCCAGTGATCACTGGGAAGCCCTTCCCGCTAATCTTTGTTTGTCAGAATTGTGCTTTACAGCAATGCTTGGATGGATATGCAGTAAAGAAGCCTTTCCCCAATGACATGATTATAACGCCGAAAGGCTCAAACGTACTATTGCGCCATTATGATGCCTATAACCAGGCATTGCCGTTTATGCAAAATGGACGTTTCATAACTAATGATTAATTAAAGGGGTGCAGTGATGGAGACGAAAGTAATGATTATGCAAACAGATGGAACTAAAACAAACGTATTTATTTATGGAGTTAAGTCGACTCAGGAATTATATAGGTCCATGTCAGAAGCATTCAAGCTTGAAGATTGTAAGATCTATTACATAGATGATATTGACGTCTTGGCCAGAGCTATGACCGCTTAGGATTAATTAACTGTTGTGTTATGTGGGGGGATGAATTATCCCTCCATAAATAATGTTATTGTTAGGGGGCTAACTTATGGCTAAAGAACGCTCTAACGGCGAATGTACGGTATTTGAACGCAAGGATAGACCAGGAGTATGGCGTGGACAAGCTGTATGGATAAATGCTGCAACAGGCCAGCGCATTGTTAAAAGCTTTGATATCTCAAAAGGGACTGAACTCCAGAAAAAACGCGAGGCATTAAAAAAAGCCCAGAAATGGCTGGACCAGGTACAAAACGGATTAATGCCGGACGCTGACAAAGTCACTGTGGGTGATTGGATTGACCGGTGGTTACAAGACTACGTAAAACCTAATGTAAGGATAAAGTCGTTCGATAAATATGAGGGATGCTTATGTGACTATGTAAAGCCTAAGTTTGGCAATATGCTATTAACCAAAGTAAAAGAACCCGATTTGCAGAGGTTTTTTATTTGGCTATTGTCTGATGGTGGTAGAAAAGGTCAAGGATTATCTACCAGTACAGTAAAGGCAACAAGACGATATTTGAGCATGTGCTTTGACCAGGCTATAAAGTCCGGACTACTCTTAAAAAACGTAGTG is a genomic window of Propionispora vibrioides containing:
- a CDS encoding helix-turn-helix domain-containing protein, translating into MNVLISYKPFLKLLIDRDMKKQDVIQLTGISKATMAKLNTNEYVSLEVIDKLCAALNCQPGDLLEYIQDDQAKEN
- a CDS encoding HIRAN domain-containing protein, giving the protein MLKSIAMTLSNSLVKHGLPRPQALKRAWAMAKQGQFNAKAVGVTFGLRQTALMRLKKYSKEVITILLVHEPNQYDKNAVAVKVSVNRGRAFTIGYLPKLTASLWGRLVDKQKAAAKIVKITGGNGKNLGINFKLQLVA